One genomic window of Mycolicibacterium neoaurum includes the following:
- a CDS encoding DUF3052 domain-containing protein yields the protein MVAAGKESDPNYARSLGIQKGQVVQELGWDEDTDDDIRADIEDASGGELLDEDADEVVDVVLLWWRDDDGDLVDRLMDAIAPLADDGVIWVVTPKTGKPGHVQPAEIAESAPTAGLMQTSSANLGGWIASRLVQPKSKAAGRR from the coding sequence GTGGTCGCGGCGGGGAAGGAATCTGACCCCAATTACGCCCGCAGTCTGGGCATCCAGAAGGGCCAGGTTGTCCAGGAGTTGGGGTGGGACGAGGACACCGACGACGACATCCGGGCCGATATCGAGGACGCCAGCGGTGGTGAACTGCTCGACGAGGACGCCGACGAGGTGGTCGATGTGGTGCTGCTGTGGTGGCGCGATGACGACGGAGACCTGGTCGACCGGCTGATGGACGCCATCGCGCCGCTGGCCGACGACGGAGTCATCTGGGTGGTGACGCCCAAGACCGGTAAGCCCGGCCATGTGCAGCCCGCCGAGATCGCGGAGTCCGCGCCTACCGCGGGCCTGATGCAGACCTCGTCGGCGAACCTGGGTGGTTGGATCGCCAGCCGGCTGGTGCAGCCAAAGTCCAAGGCCGCCGGCAGGCGGTAA
- the aceE gene encoding pyruvate dehydrogenase (acetyl-transferring), homodimeric type yields MTTEFARQDLAQNSGTAGETDRVRVIREGVASYLPDIDSDETAEWLESFDQLVERSGPARARYLMLRLLERASEQRVAIPALTSTDYVNTIPTELEPWFPGDEDVERRYRAWIRWNAAIMVHRAQRPGVGVGGHISTYASSASLYEVGFNHFFRGKAHPGGGDQIFIQGHASPGVYARAFLEGRLTTDQLDGFRQEHSHTGGGLPSYPHPRLMPDFWEFPTVSMGLGPMNAIYQARFNHYLHDRGIKDTSDQHVWAFLGDGEMDEPESRGLIQVAANEGLDNLTFVVNCNLQRLDGPVRGNGKIIQELESFFRGAGWNVIKVVWGREWDALLHADRDGALVNLMNTTPDGDYQTYKANDGAYVRDHFFGRDPRTKALVEPMTDQEIWNLKRGGHDYRKVYAAYRAAMEHKGQPTIILAKTIKGYTLGQHFEGRNATHQMKKLALEDLKTFRDVTRVPITDAQLEKDPYLPPYYHPGPNAPEIRYLLDRRRTLGGFLPERRTKAKPLTLPGTDTYKALKKGSGKQPVATTMATVRTFKELLRDKNIGPRIVPIIPDEARTFGMDSWFPSLKIYNRNGQLYTAVDSELMLAYKESEVGQILHEGINEAGSTSSFTAVGTSYSTQNEPMIPIYIFYSMFGFQRTGDGLWAAADQMARGFVLGATAGRTTLTGEGLQHADGHSLLLASTNPAAVTYDPAFAYEIAYIVESGLKRMYGENPDNVFFYITIYNEPYVQPAEPENFDPEGVLRGMYRFRRAPEKRTSTAQILASGVSMPEAIRAADMLADKWDVAADVWSVTSWGELNRDGVQTEKQRLRHPDREAPTAYVTKVLADATGPVVAVSDWMRAVPEQIRPWVPGTYLTLGTDGFGFSDTRPAARRYFNTDAESVVVAVLEALARDGEIDPSVAIAAAKEYRIDDVQAAEVSYADTGSA; encoded by the coding sequence TTGACCACCGAGTTCGCGCGCCAAGACCTGGCCCAAAACTCTGGCACTGCAGGCGAAACCGATCGGGTCCGCGTGATCCGTGAGGGCGTCGCCTCCTATCTGCCCGATATCGATTCCGACGAAACCGCCGAGTGGCTGGAGTCGTTCGACCAGTTGGTCGAGCGGTCCGGCCCCGCCCGTGCGCGCTACCTGATGTTGCGGTTGCTGGAACGCGCGAGCGAGCAGCGTGTCGCCATCCCGGCGCTGACCTCCACCGATTACGTGAACACCATCCCGACCGAGCTGGAGCCCTGGTTCCCCGGCGACGAGGACGTCGAACGACGCTACCGCGCCTGGATCCGGTGGAACGCGGCCATCATGGTGCACCGCGCGCAGCGTCCGGGAGTCGGTGTGGGCGGCCATATTTCGACCTACGCCTCGTCGGCCTCGCTCTACGAGGTCGGCTTCAACCACTTCTTCCGCGGGAAGGCCCACCCCGGCGGTGGCGACCAGATCTTCATCCAGGGTCACGCCTCCCCCGGCGTCTACGCCCGCGCCTTCCTCGAGGGCCGCCTCACCACCGACCAACTCGACGGTTTCCGCCAGGAGCACTCGCATACCGGCGGCGGGCTGCCGTCCTACCCGCATCCCCGGTTGATGCCCGACTTCTGGGAATTCCCGACGGTGTCGATGGGCCTCGGCCCGATGAACGCCATCTACCAGGCCCGGTTCAACCACTACCTGCACGACCGCGGCATCAAGGACACCTCCGATCAGCACGTGTGGGCATTCCTCGGCGACGGCGAGATGGACGAGCCGGAGTCCCGCGGCCTGATCCAGGTCGCGGCCAACGAGGGCCTGGACAACCTGACCTTCGTGGTGAACTGCAACCTGCAGCGCCTCGACGGCCCGGTCCGCGGTAACGGCAAGATCATCCAGGAGCTGGAGTCCTTCTTCCGGGGCGCCGGCTGGAACGTCATCAAGGTGGTGTGGGGCCGCGAATGGGATGCCCTGCTGCATGCCGACCGCGACGGCGCGCTGGTGAATCTGATGAACACGACGCCTGACGGTGACTACCAGACCTACAAGGCCAACGACGGCGCCTACGTGCGTGATCACTTCTTCGGCCGCGACCCGCGCACCAAGGCGCTCGTCGAGCCGATGACCGACCAGGAGATCTGGAACCTCAAGCGCGGCGGTCACGATTACCGCAAGGTGTACGCGGCCTACCGGGCGGCCATGGAGCACAAGGGCCAGCCCACCATCATCCTGGCCAAGACCATCAAGGGCTACACGCTGGGTCAGCACTTCGAGGGCCGCAACGCCACCCACCAGATGAAAAAGCTTGCGCTGGAAGACCTCAAGACCTTCCGCGATGTGACCCGGGTGCCGATCACCGACGCGCAGCTGGAGAAGGATCCCTACCTGCCGCCGTACTACCACCCCGGGCCCAACGCTCCCGAGATCCGCTACCTGCTGGACCGCAGGCGCACCCTCGGCGGGTTCCTGCCCGAACGTCGCACCAAGGCCAAGCCGCTGACGCTGCCGGGCACCGACACCTATAAGGCGCTGAAGAAGGGCTCCGGCAAGCAGCCGGTGGCCACCACCATGGCGACTGTGCGCACCTTCAAGGAATTGTTGCGCGACAAGAACATCGGGCCGCGCATCGTGCCGATCATCCCGGACGAGGCGCGCACCTTCGGGATGGACTCGTGGTTCCCGTCCTTGAAGATCTACAACCGCAACGGGCAGCTCTACACCGCGGTGGACTCCGAACTGATGCTGGCCTACAAGGAATCCGAGGTCGGCCAGATCCTGCACGAGGGCATCAACGAAGCGGGCTCGACGTCCAGCTTCACCGCGGTGGGTACCTCCTACTCCACCCAGAACGAACCGATGATCCCGATCTACATCTTCTATTCGATGTTCGGGTTCCAGCGCACCGGTGACGGGCTGTGGGCCGCCGCCGACCAGATGGCGCGTGGGTTCGTCCTCGGCGCCACCGCGGGACGCACCACGCTGACCGGTGAGGGTCTGCAGCACGCCGACGGCCATTCGCTGCTGCTGGCATCGACCAATCCGGCGGCGGTCACCTACGACCCGGCGTTCGCCTACGAGATCGCCTACATCGTGGAAAGCGGCCTGAAGCGGATGTACGGGGAGAACCCGGACAACGTCTTCTTCTACATCACCATCTACAACGAGCCCTATGTGCAGCCCGCCGAACCGGAGAACTTCGATCCCGAGGGCGTGCTGCGCGGGATGTACCGCTTCCGGCGTGCACCGGAGAAGCGCACCAGCACCGCGCAGATCCTGGCCTCGGGCGTGTCGATGCCGGAGGCCATCAGGGCCGCGGACATGCTGGCCGACAAGTGGGATGTTGCCGCCGACGTGTGGTCGGTGACCAGCTGGGGCGAGCTCAACCGCGACGGTGTGCAGACCGAGAAGCAGCGGCTGCGCCACCCCGACCGGGAGGCACCGACGGCCTATGTCACCAAGGTGCTCGCCGATGCCACCGGACCGGTGGTGGCGGTATCGGACTGGATGCGTGCGGTGCCCGAGCAGATCCGGCCCTGGGTGCCCGGCACCTATCTGACGCTGGGCACCGACGGATTCGGTTTCTCCGACACCCGGCCTGCGGCGCGGCGCTATTTCAACACCGATGCCGAGTCGGTGGTGGTCGCCGTGCTGGAGGCGCTGGCCCGCGACGGCGAGATCGATCCGTCTGTGGCGATCGCCGCGGCCAAGGAATACCGCATCGATGATGTCCAGGCCGCCGAGGTCTCCTACGCGGACACCGGCAGCGCGTAG
- a CDS encoding ACP S-malonyltransferase: MLALLAPGQGSQTPGMLTPWVELPGAVDRLTTWSEISGLDLVRLGTTATAEEIADTAVTQPLVVAATLLAYEELTKREVLDGESAENGTVVAGHSVGEIAAYAIAGVISADDAVKLAATRGAEMAKACALEPTGMAAVLGGDESEVLARLESLDLIPANRNAAGQIVAAGAVAALEKLAEDPPAKARVRVLATAGAFHTHYMAPAAEGYAAAAGEVATAEPTRTLLSNADGKPVADAADAMTKLVAQMTRPVRWDLINETLRGMAVSALVEFPPAGTLVGIAKRELKGTPTKAIKAPEDLDGLAEL, encoded by the coding sequence GTGCTTGCTTTGCTTGCTCCCGGCCAGGGATCCCAGACGCCCGGCATGCTCACCCCGTGGGTCGAGCTGCCCGGCGCCGTCGACCGTCTGACCACCTGGTCGGAGATCAGCGGACTGGACCTCGTACGCCTGGGAACCACCGCCACCGCCGAGGAGATCGCCGACACCGCGGTGACCCAGCCTCTGGTCGTGGCCGCCACGCTGCTGGCCTACGAAGAGCTCACCAAGCGTGAAGTACTGGACGGTGAGTCCGCCGAAAATGGCACGGTGGTCGCAGGACACTCCGTCGGTGAGATCGCCGCCTACGCCATCGCCGGCGTCATCTCCGCCGATGACGCGGTCAAGCTCGCGGCCACCCGCGGCGCCGAGATGGCCAAGGCCTGCGCGCTGGAGCCCACCGGTATGGCCGCCGTACTCGGTGGCGACGAGTCCGAGGTTCTGGCGCGGCTGGAATCCCTCGATCTGATCCCCGCCAACCGCAACGCCGCCGGCCAGATCGTCGCCGCCGGTGCCGTCGCCGCACTGGAGAAGCTGGCCGAGGATCCCCCGGCCAAGGCGCGGGTGCGGGTGCTGGCCACCGCTGGCGCGTTCCACACCCATTACATGGCACCCGCCGCCGAGGGATACGCGGCCGCCGCGGGTGAGGTGGCGACCGCCGAGCCGACCCGGACTCTGCTGTCCAATGCCGACGGCAAGCCCGTGGCCGATGCCGCCGACGCCATGACCAAGCTGGTCGCCCAGATGACCCGCCCGGTGCGCTGGGACCTGATCAACGAGACCCTGCGCGGTATGGCGGTGTCGGCGCTGGTCGAGTTCCCGCCGGCCGGAACACTCGTCGGTATCGCCAAGCGCGAGCTCAAGGGCACACCGACCAAGGCCATCAAGGCCCCCGAAGACCTGGACGGGCTCGCCGAGCTCTGA
- the kasA gene encoding 3-oxoacyl-ACP synthase KasA — protein sequence MTKPSTANGGFPNVVVTAVTATTSLAPDIESTWKGLLAGESGIRKLEDDFVEKWDLAAKIGGHLKEPLDPLMSRLEMRRMSYVQRMAKYLGNQLWETAGKPEVDPDRFSVVIGTGLGGGEKIVETYDAMNEGGPRKVSPLAVQMIMPNGAAAVVGLELGARAGVITPVSACSSGSEGIAHAWRQIVMGDADIAVCGGVEGAIEALPIAAFSMMRAMSTRNDDPEAASRPFDKDRDGFVFGEAGALMVIETEEHALARGAKPLARLMGAGITSDAFHMVAPAADGARAGQAMKRAMETAGLTAKDISHVNAHATSTSIGDVAEANAIRVAGVEHAAVYAPKSALGHSIGAVGALESILTVLALRDGVIPPTLNYETPDPEIDLDVVAGEPRYGDYQYAINNSFGFGGHNVALAFGRY from the coding sequence ATGACCAAACCTTCCACTGCTAACGGCGGGTTCCCGAATGTCGTGGTAACCGCCGTCACGGCGACCACGTCGCTGGCACCGGACATCGAGAGCACGTGGAAGGGCTTGCTGGCCGGCGAGAGCGGCATCCGCAAGCTCGAGGACGACTTCGTCGAGAAGTGGGACCTGGCAGCCAAGATCGGCGGGCACCTCAAGGAGCCGCTCGATCCGCTGATGTCACGTCTGGAAATGCGACGGATGTCCTACGTGCAGCGGATGGCCAAGTACCTCGGCAACCAGCTCTGGGAGACCGCGGGCAAGCCGGAGGTCGATCCCGACCGTTTCTCGGTCGTGATCGGCACCGGCCTCGGTGGCGGCGAGAAGATCGTCGAAACCTATGACGCGATGAACGAAGGCGGGCCCCGCAAGGTGTCCCCGCTCGCCGTTCAGATGATCATGCCCAACGGTGCTGCCGCCGTCGTCGGCCTCGAACTCGGGGCCCGTGCCGGCGTCATCACCCCGGTCTCGGCGTGTTCGTCGGGCTCGGAGGGCATCGCCCACGCATGGCGTCAGATCGTCATGGGTGACGCGGACATCGCCGTCTGTGGTGGCGTCGAGGGTGCCATCGAGGCGCTGCCGATCGCGGCGTTCTCGATGATGCGTGCGATGTCGACCCGCAATGACGATCCCGAGGCGGCTTCCCGTCCGTTCGACAAGGATCGTGACGGTTTCGTCTTCGGTGAGGCCGGTGCGCTCATGGTCATCGAGACCGAGGAGCACGCCCTGGCCCGTGGCGCCAAGCCGCTGGCCCGTCTGATGGGTGCCGGTATCACCTCCGATGCGTTCCACATGGTGGCTCCGGCCGCGGACGGCGCGCGCGCCGGCCAGGCCATGAAGCGCGCCATGGAGACCGCCGGGTTGACTGCCAAGGACATCTCGCACGTCAACGCGCACGCGACGTCCACCTCGATCGGCGACGTCGCCGAGGCGAATGCCATCCGGGTCGCCGGTGTGGAGCACGCCGCGGTGTACGCGCCGAAGTCGGCGCTGGGCCACTCGATCGGTGCCGTCGGCGCCCTCGAGTCGATCCTGACCGTGCTGGCGCTGCGTGACGGTGTCATTCCGCCCACGCTCAACTACGAGACCCCCGATCCTGAGATCGATCTCGATGTTGTCGCGGGTGAGCCTCGTTATGGCGACTACCAGTACGCCATCAACAACTCGTTCGGTTTCGGTGGCCACAATGTGGCTCTGGCCTTCGGGCGGTACTGA
- a CDS encoding redoxin domain-containing protein: MSALRPRAVLLVFFPLAFTPICQGELGEIQQRLAEYQNDDRAVLALSVGPPPTHKTWANENGFTFPVLADFWPHGAVAQAYGVFNPDTGYPNRGTFAVDSAGVIRFAECKEPGVARDQADWRRALAALG; the protein is encoded by the coding sequence TTGTCCGCGCTGCGGCCCCGTGCGGTTCTGCTGGTCTTCTTCCCGCTGGCCTTCACCCCGATCTGTCAGGGTGAACTCGGCGAGATCCAGCAGCGGTTGGCGGAGTACCAGAATGACGACCGCGCGGTGCTCGCTCTCTCGGTCGGACCACCCCCGACCCACAAGACCTGGGCGAACGAGAACGGGTTCACCTTCCCAGTGCTGGCCGATTTCTGGCCGCACGGCGCCGTCGCGCAGGCCTACGGGGTGTTCAACCCCGACACCGGCTATCCCAACCGAGGGACCTTCGCCGTCGACTCGGCCGGTGTGATCCGGTTCGCCGAGTGCAAGGAACCCGGCGTCGCGCGCGATCAGGCCGATTGGCGGCGGGCGCTGGCGGCGCTGGGTTAG
- a CDS encoding PucR family transcriptional regulator — protein MPDNSFPEPRSPLTILEGVPESLRRRLKQYSGRLATETVQAMQERLPFFADLEASQRASVQLVVQTAVVNFAEWLHDPGSDLGYTAEAFALVPQDLTRHVALRQTVDMVRVTTEFLEELLPMLGRNEEQTNALTIGILRYSRDLAFAAAASYADAAEARGAWDTRMEANIVDAIVRGDAGSGLQSQAAALNWDATAPATVIVGTPRPDRIDLAIGDVHAAGNRHDRATLSDVHGTWLVAIVAGSLSLTDRFLADLLSVFDDGPVVVGPTAMSLSGLHRSAAEAIAGMHAVAGWSGAPRPVSARELLPERALLGDENALSALESEVMRPLADAGPALTETLDTYLDSGGAIEACARKLFVHPNTVRYRLKRIADFTGRDPTVPRDAYVLRVATTVGRLQRDLGHFSTTNGSTTSPVGPLGNRWSGPMR, from the coding sequence GTGCCCGACAATTCTTTCCCCGAGCCGCGTTCTCCGCTCACCATCCTGGAGGGTGTTCCGGAGTCGCTGCGGCGTCGGCTGAAGCAGTATTCGGGCCGGCTCGCCACCGAGACGGTGCAGGCCATGCAGGAGCGGCTGCCCTTTTTCGCCGACCTGGAGGCCTCTCAGCGCGCGAGCGTGCAACTTGTCGTCCAAACCGCCGTCGTCAACTTCGCCGAGTGGCTGCACGACCCGGGCAGCGACCTCGGCTACACCGCCGAGGCCTTCGCGCTGGTGCCGCAGGATCTGACCCGTCACGTCGCGCTGCGTCAGACCGTGGACATGGTCCGTGTGACCACCGAGTTCCTCGAGGAACTGCTGCCGATGCTCGGCCGCAACGAGGAGCAGACCAACGCACTGACCATCGGCATCCTGCGTTACAGCCGCGACCTGGCGTTCGCCGCCGCGGCGAGCTACGCCGACGCGGCCGAGGCGCGCGGGGCCTGGGACACCCGGATGGAGGCCAATATCGTTGACGCCATCGTGCGCGGCGATGCGGGCAGCGGGCTACAGTCACAGGCGGCCGCGCTGAACTGGGATGCGACCGCCCCGGCCACCGTCATCGTGGGCACTCCGCGTCCGGATCGCATAGATCTGGCCATCGGTGACGTGCATGCCGCGGGCAACCGGCACGACAGGGCCACCCTCTCCGATGTACACGGCACCTGGCTGGTTGCCATCGTGGCCGGTTCACTGTCGCTGACCGACCGCTTCCTTGCCGATCTACTCTCCGTCTTCGACGACGGGCCTGTCGTCGTGGGGCCGACCGCGATGAGCCTGTCCGGACTGCACCGCAGCGCCGCGGAGGCCATCGCCGGCATGCATGCCGTCGCGGGTTGGAGTGGCGCTCCGCGGCCGGTATCAGCCCGCGAACTGCTACCCGAACGCGCGCTGCTGGGTGACGAGAACGCGCTGTCCGCGCTGGAATCCGAGGTGATGCGCCCCCTCGCCGATGCCGGTCCGGCGCTGACCGAGACGCTGGACACCTATCTCGATTCGGGTGGTGCCATAGAAGCGTGCGCGCGCAAATTGTTCGTTCATCCAAACACCGTGCGCTATCGACTGAAACGGATCGCCGACTTCACCGGGCGCGATCCCACCGTCCCGCGCGATGCCTACGTCCTGCGCGTCGCCACCACGGTCGGTCGGCTACAACGTGACCTGGGCCACTTCAGCACGACAAATGGCAGTACAACGAGCCCCGTGGGGCCGCTGGGGAACCGTTGGTCGGGACCTATGCGGTAA
- the kasB gene encoding 3-oxoacyl-ACP synthase KasB has protein sequence MNKLSTGNGLPNVVVTGIAMTTALATDAETTWKKLLAGESGIRRLDDPFVEEYDLPVRIGGHLLEDFEDELNRVEKRRLSYLQKMATVIGRRVWENAGSPDVDPKRLMVSIGTGLGSAEELIFAYDGMRAKGLRAVSPLVVQMYMPNGAAAAVGLERKAKAGVNTVISACASGSEGIANAWRNIVFGEADIAICGGVETKIEAVPIAGFAQMRIVLSNTNDDPPGACRPFDVDRNGFVFGEGGAMMVIETEEHAKARGANILARIMGASVTSDGFHIVAPDPNGEQAGYAMSRAIELAGLQPSDIDHVNAHATGTSVGDVAEGVAINNAMKGHRPAVYAPKSALGHSVGAVGAVESILTVLALRDGVIPPTLNLKNLDPEIDLDVVAGEPRTGNYQYAINNSFGFGGHNVALTFGKY, from the coding sequence TTGAACAAGCTGTCTACGGGGAACGGTTTGCCCAACGTGGTCGTCACTGGCATCGCCATGACGACCGCGTTGGCCACCGATGCCGAAACGACATGGAAGAAACTGCTTGCCGGTGAGAGTGGCATCCGCCGGCTCGACGACCCGTTCGTCGAGGAATACGACCTGCCGGTCCGCATCGGTGGTCACCTGCTGGAGGATTTCGAGGACGAGCTCAACCGCGTCGAGAAGCGACGGCTGTCCTACCTGCAGAAGATGGCGACCGTCATCGGGCGACGGGTCTGGGAGAACGCCGGGTCCCCCGACGTCGACCCCAAGCGGTTGATGGTCTCCATCGGAACAGGCCTCGGCTCGGCGGAGGAACTGATCTTCGCCTACGACGGTATGCGGGCCAAGGGTCTGCGGGCCGTTTCCCCACTGGTCGTCCAGATGTACATGCCCAACGGTGCGGCCGCTGCCGTCGGACTGGAGCGCAAGGCCAAAGCCGGTGTCAACACCGTCATCTCGGCCTGCGCGTCGGGATCGGAAGGTATCGCCAACGCGTGGCGCAACATCGTCTTCGGTGAGGCCGATATCGCCATCTGCGGTGGCGTGGAGACCAAGATCGAGGCGGTGCCGATCGCCGGGTTCGCCCAGATGCGCATCGTGCTGTCGAACACCAACGACGACCCGCCGGGTGCCTGTCGGCCGTTCGACGTCGACCGCAACGGGTTCGTCTTCGGCGAGGGCGGCGCGATGATGGTCATCGAGACCGAGGAACACGCCAAGGCGCGCGGGGCCAACATCCTGGCTCGCATCATGGGCGCCAGCGTCACCTCCGACGGCTTCCACATCGTGGCGCCGGACCCCAACGGCGAGCAAGCCGGCTACGCGATGAGCCGGGCCATCGAGTTGGCGGGCCTGCAGCCCTCGGATATCGATCATGTCAACGCGCACGCCACCGGCACCTCCGTCGGTGACGTCGCCGAAGGTGTGGCGATCAACAACGCCATGAAGGGCCACCGGCCCGCGGTGTACGCGCCCAAGTCCGCGCTGGGCCATTCGGTCGGTGCGGTCGGTGCGGTGGAGTCGATTCTCACCGTGCTCGCCTTGCGTGACGGGGTCATCCCGCCCACGCTGAACCTGAAGAATCTGGATCCCGAGATCGACCTGGACGTGGTGGCTGGCGAGCCGCGCACCGGCAACTACCAATACGCGATCAACAACTCGTTCGGATTCGGTGGGCACAATGTGGCGCTCACCTTCGGAAAGTACTGA
- the acpM gene encoding meromycolate extension acyl carrier protein AcpM, with protein MAASQEEIIAGLAEIIEEVTGIEPSEVTPEKSFVDDLDIDSLSMVEIAVQTEDKYGVKIPDEDLAGLRTVGDVVAYIQKLEAENPEAAAALREKFGSE; from the coding sequence GTGGCCGCCAGTCAAGAAGAAATCATCGCCGGTCTCGCCGAGATCATCGAAGAGGTCACCGGCATCGAGCCCTCCGAGGTCACCCCGGAGAAGAGCTTCGTCGACGACCTGGACATCGACTCGCTGTCAATGGTCGAGATCGCCGTCCAGACCGAAGACAAGTACGGCGTGAAGATCCCCGACGAGGACCTCGCCGGTCTGCGCACCGTGGGTGACGTCGTCGCCTACATCCAGAAGCTCGAGGCCGAGAACCCCGAGGCCGCTGCCGCCCTGCGCGAGAAGTTTGGCTCGGAATGA
- a CDS encoding PucR family transcriptional regulator, which translates to MTDTASAVVSRVAQQMNVRRDGFIDALVQVTRAEIQPLDNDSRMVDLLNASITENVIAAIHYLEHGTNDPTAAEIEASAAALAYARALAQRDVALSALIRAYRIGHGRFVDEAMALLATQASADLSLPAARELVHRAAAWIDRICDQVGMAYETERDRWVSSRSGLRQHWVAELLSGAAVDIGKVEEALDYRLDRHHLAAVMWPDDTVPTRDVADLFDRTRAVLGAAAGADGPSLMVPTDEREARLWWPVIADSVDITSLAGVLADAPIWVATGDLGFGVDGFRRSLREAEQSKVVALAAGPAVSRVVCHARVAPVALMAAHQGDLRTFVQRTLGDLAVDDDRRNALRETLCEFLIRNRSYAAAADALFLHRNTIQYRVGNAMQACGASFDDPEALMHVQIALLACRWMGKTLLVSSTRH; encoded by the coding sequence GTGACGGACACCGCCTCGGCCGTCGTGTCCCGAGTGGCCCAGCAGATGAATGTTCGCCGCGACGGCTTCATCGACGCCCTGGTGCAGGTCACGCGCGCCGAGATCCAGCCGCTGGACAACGACTCGCGCATGGTCGACCTGCTCAACGCAAGCATCACCGAGAACGTGATCGCGGCCATCCACTACCTGGAACACGGGACGAACGACCCGACCGCCGCCGAGATCGAAGCCTCGGCCGCGGCATTGGCCTATGCACGGGCTCTGGCCCAGCGCGATGTCGCACTCTCGGCGCTCATCCGCGCCTACCGAATCGGGCACGGCCGTTTCGTCGACGAGGCGATGGCGCTGCTGGCGACCCAGGCGTCCGCCGACCTGTCGCTGCCGGCGGCCCGGGAACTGGTGCATCGCGCGGCCGCCTGGATCGACCGGATCTGCGACCAAGTGGGGATGGCCTACGAGACCGAGCGTGATCGGTGGGTCAGCAGCCGTAGCGGCCTGCGTCAGCACTGGGTCGCCGAATTGCTCTCCGGTGCCGCGGTCGATATCGGCAAGGTCGAAGAGGCCCTCGACTACCGGCTCGACCGCCACCACCTGGCCGCTGTCATGTGGCCCGATGACACCGTGCCCACCCGCGACGTGGCTGACCTGTTCGACCGGACGCGCGCGGTGCTCGGTGCGGCGGCCGGAGCCGACGGTCCGTCGCTGATGGTGCCCACCGACGAGCGCGAGGCGCGCCTGTGGTGGCCGGTCATTGCCGATTCGGTCGACATCACCTCGTTGGCCGGGGTGCTTGCCGACGCCCCGATATGGGTGGCGACCGGGGACCTGGGCTTCGGGGTCGACGGCTTCCGCCGCTCGCTGCGGGAAGCCGAGCAGAGCAAGGTCGTGGCCCTGGCCGCCGGGCCTGCGGTGAGCCGGGTGGTGTGCCACGCGCGGGTCGCCCCGGTCGCACTGATGGCGGCCCACCAGGGCGACCTGCGTACCTTCGTGCAGCGCACTCTCGGCGACCTCGCGGTCGATGACGACCGCCGGAATGCTCTTCGAGAAACGTTGTGCGAGTTCCTGATTCGCAATCGCAGCTACGCTGCCGCCGCGGACGCGCTGTTCCTGCACCGCAATACCATCCAGTACCGCGTCGGCAACGCCATGCAGGCCTGCGGAGCGTCCTTCGACGACCCCGAGGCCCTGATGCACGTTCAGATTGCCCTGCTGGCGTGCCGCTGGATGGGTAAGACGCTGTTGGTCTCCTCGACGCGCCACTGA